The Ochotona princeps isolate mOchPri1 chromosome 1, mOchPri1.hap1, whole genome shotgun sequence genome has a segment encoding these proteins:
- the MCHR2 gene encoding melanin-concentrating hormone receptor 2, with the protein MNSFQSFCWNTSLEVLNKSWNEKFAYQTPSIIDVFILPSVIGIICLTGLVGNILIVLTIIRSRKKTIPDIYICNLAVADLVHIIGMPFLIHQWAQGGEWVFGGLLCTVITSLDTCNQFACSAIMTVMSIDRYLALVQPFRLMSWRTRCKTIRINLGLWAASFILALPVWVYSKVIKFKDGVESCAFDLTSPDDVLWYTLYLTITTFFFPLPLILVCYILILRYTWEMYQQNKDAKCYNSSVPKQRVMKLTKMVLVLVAVFILSAAPYHVIQLVNLQMEQPTLAFYVGYYLSICLSYASSSINPFLYILLSGNFRKRLPQLQRKLNDKEINNLDDTLKSSF; encoded by the exons atgaactcattTCAGTCATTCTGTTGGAACACCTCTTTGGAAGTTTTAAATAAATCCTGGAATGAAAAGTTCGCTTATCAGACCCCCAGCATTATTGATGTCTTCATTCTCCCTTCCGTGATTGGGATTATCTGTTTAACAGGATTGGTTGGGAACATCCTTATTGTACTCACTATCATAAG ATCTAGGAAAAAAACAATCCCTGACATTTATATCTGCAACCTGGCTGTGGCTGATTTGGTCCACATCATTGGAATGCCTTTTCTTATCCATCAGTGGGCCCAGGGAGGAGAGTGGGTTTTTGGAGGCCTTCTCTGCACTGTTATCACATCCCTTGATACCTGCAACCAATTTGCCTGTAGTGCCATCATGACTGTAATGAGCATAGATAG GTACTTGGCCCTCGTCCAACCATTTCGACTGATGAGTTGGAGAACAAGGTGCAAGACCATTCGCATCAATTTGGGCCTTTGGGCAGCTTCCTTTATTCTGGCATTGCCTGTCTGGGTCTACTCGAAAGTCATCAAATTTAAAGACGGCGTTGAGAGTTGTGCTTTTGATTTAACATCCCCTGACGATGTACTCTG GTATACACTTTATTTAACAATAACAACATTTTTCTTCCCTTTACCATTGATTTTGGTGtgctatattttaattttacgCTATACTTGGGAGATGTATCAACAGAATAAGGATGCCAAATG CTATAATTCCAGTGTGCCAAAGCAGAGAGTGATGAAACTGACAAAGATGGTCCTAGTGCTGGTGGCAGTCTTCATCCTCAGTGCTGCCCCGTATCACGTGATACAGTTGGTAAACTTGCAGATGGAGCAGCCCACACTGGCCTTCTATGTGGGCTATTACCTCTCCATCTGTCTCAGCTATGCCAGCAGCAGCATTAATCCTTTCCTCTACATTTTGTTGAGTGGAAATTTCCGAAAACGTTTGCCTCAACTACAAAGGAAGTTAAATGATAAGGAAATCAACAATTTGGATGACACCCTGAAATCAAGCTTTTAG